A part of Melittangium boletus DSM 14713 genomic DNA contains:
- a CDS encoding M23 family metallopeptidase: MIISTIFLLASAPAVNPTRNSVVPEMGVPFACGRVFPVSQGHDTGSHLQNDTYAWDFRMPIGTPVVAAQDGKVRMARGDSTQGACDPKMASYANYVVVEHAGGVETQYLHFSAVVVKPGDTVHKGQLLGYSGNTGWSCGPHLHFKVASTQGPGWNNPSVRAHIAGYGDPVRDTLIAAPSCGNTPNLPMMATNDERRANQPIAPVVPSGEGEQASGGIPPGAKELLEKVSRPAVNTVRMPSQAHAFDDGSGGAN, encoded by the coding sequence ATGATCATTTCCACGATCTTCCTGCTCGCCTCCGCTCCGGCAGTCAATCCCACCCGCAATAGCGTGGTTCCCGAGATGGGCGTGCCGTTCGCCTGTGGCCGGGTCTTCCCGGTCAGCCAGGGACACGACACGGGCAGTCACCTGCAGAATGACACCTACGCCTGGGATTTCCGCATGCCCATCGGCACCCCTGTCGTCGCCGCGCAGGACGGCAAGGTGCGCATGGCGCGGGGGGACAGCACCCAGGGCGCGTGTGATCCCAAGATGGCCTCGTACGCCAACTACGTCGTCGTCGAGCACGCGGGGGGCGTGGAGACCCAGTACCTGCACTTCAGCGCCGTGGTGGTGAAGCCCGGCGATACGGTGCACAAGGGTCAGCTCCTCGGCTATTCGGGCAACACCGGCTGGTCCTGCGGCCCCCACCTGCACTTCAAGGTGGCCAGCACCCAGGGCCCCGGATGGAACAACCCCTCCGTTCGCGCGCACATCGCGGGCTATGGCGATCCGGTGCGCGACACCCTCATCGCCGCTCCCTCGTGCGGCAACACGCCGAACCTGCCGATGATGGCCACCAACGACGAGCGGCGCGCCAATCAGCCCATCGCGCCCGTGGTGCCGTCGGGCGAGGGGGAGCAGGCCTCGGGTGGCATTCCTCCCGGTGCCAAGGAGCTGCTGGAGAAGGTCTCGCGCCCGGCGGTCAACACCGTGCGCATGCCGTCCCAGGCTCACGCCTTCGATGACGGCTCCGGCGGCGCGAACTAG
- a CDS encoding HIT family protein — MATETIFSKIVRGEIPCHKVWEDERHLAFLDIRPMRPGHTLVIPKDAGDYLFDLEPQAYGELMQAVRTVARLLKERLGCQRVVEVVIGYEIPHAHVHLIPTDSMAELPSFAGSPADQAELARLAARLRDGK, encoded by the coding sequence GTGGCCACGGAAACCATTTTCTCGAAGATCGTCCGAGGTGAAATCCCCTGCCACAAGGTGTGGGAGGACGAGCGGCACCTGGCCTTTCTCGACATCCGCCCCATGAGGCCCGGACACACGCTCGTCATCCCCAAGGACGCCGGGGACTACCTCTTCGACCTGGAGCCCCAGGCCTATGGCGAGCTGATGCAGGCGGTGCGCACCGTGGCGCGCCTGCTCAAGGAGCGCCTGGGATGCCAGCGCGTGGTGGAGGTGGTGATCGGCTACGAGATACCGCACGCCCACGTGCACCTCATCCCCACCGACTCCATGGCGGAGCTGCCCTCGTTCGCGGGCAGCCCGGCGGATCAGGCGGAACTGGCGCGCCTCGCCGCGCGCCTGCGCGATGGGAAGTAA
- a CDS encoding AMP-dependent synthetase/ligase yields the protein MTRPKFETLVDIFLQSTAHYGPRTLFLEKKNGAWVEMTYIQFAQKVDDLRGGLAKLGVTAGDRVAVISNNRHEWAVGAYASYTLGAAYVPMYEQQQEKEWQYILNDCGAKVVFVATDAIAKKISALKSSLPALEHVIRFSGGEQDADSLANLLSQGSASPQPAASPKPSDLSGLIYTSGTTGNPKGVKLSHGNIASNVAAMHEIFPMSDDDRSLAFLPWAHVFGQSVELHGLYSMGASMGIAESTEKIIENLAEVKPSLIFSVPRIFNRIYDGLQKRMAAESPLKRLLFTRGIEVAKQRKALAEQKRTSALLDLQHAFFDKVVFSKVRARFGGRMKYAFSGGAAISREVAEFIDNLGITVYEGYGLTETSPIATANYPGNRKIGSVGKPLPGTRVEIDRTETGDPKQGEIVAFGHNIMQGYYNLPEEDEKAFTPEHGFRTGDMGYVDEDGYLWITGRIKEQYKLENGKYVSPAPIEQSLQLSSFIVNAMLHGQNKPFNTAIIVPDMGSLTKWAEEKGLSTAMPALLTLPEVQQLYREQIAEYTKDVKGYEKPKHFLLVSEDFTTANDMLTPSLKLKRRSVLKKYGEEVENIYREAEKRGEKSAA from the coding sequence ATGACGCGACCCAAGTTCGAGACGTTGGTCGACATCTTCCTCCAAAGCACGGCGCACTACGGCCCGCGGACGCTCTTCCTCGAGAAGAAGAACGGCGCCTGGGTGGAGATGACGTACATCCAGTTCGCGCAGAAGGTGGACGACCTGCGCGGTGGGTTGGCGAAGCTGGGCGTGACGGCGGGCGATCGCGTGGCCGTCATCTCCAACAACCGCCACGAGTGGGCGGTGGGTGCCTATGCGTCGTACACGCTCGGGGCCGCCTATGTGCCCATGTACGAGCAGCAGCAGGAGAAGGAGTGGCAGTACATCCTCAATGACTGTGGCGCCAAGGTGGTGTTCGTCGCCACCGACGCCATCGCCAAGAAGATCTCGGCGCTCAAATCATCCCTGCCCGCGCTCGAGCACGTCATCCGCTTCTCCGGCGGCGAGCAGGACGCGGACAGCCTCGCGAACCTGCTGAGCCAGGGCTCCGCGTCCCCCCAGCCCGCGGCCTCGCCCAAGCCCTCGGACCTGAGCGGCCTCATCTACACCTCGGGCACCACGGGCAACCCCAAGGGCGTGAAGCTCAGCCACGGCAACATCGCGAGCAACGTGGCCGCCATGCACGAGATCTTCCCCATGTCCGACGATGACCGCTCGCTCGCGTTCCTGCCCTGGGCGCACGTCTTCGGTCAATCCGTGGAGCTGCACGGCCTGTACTCCATGGGCGCCTCCATGGGCATCGCCGAGTCCACCGAGAAGATCATCGAGAACCTGGCCGAGGTGAAGCCCTCGCTCATCTTCTCCGTGCCGCGCATCTTCAACCGCATCTACGATGGGCTGCAGAAGCGCATGGCGGCGGAGTCTCCCCTCAAGCGCCTGCTCTTCACCCGCGGCATCGAGGTCGCCAAGCAGCGCAAGGCGCTCGCCGAGCAGAAGCGCACGAGCGCGCTGCTCGACCTGCAGCACGCCTTCTTCGACAAGGTCGTCTTCTCCAAGGTGCGCGCGCGCTTCGGCGGCCGGATGAAGTACGCGTTCAGCGGTGGCGCGGCCATCTCGCGCGAGGTGGCCGAGTTCATCGACAACCTCGGCATCACCGTCTACGAGGGCTATGGCCTCACCGAGACGTCTCCCATCGCCACCGCCAACTACCCGGGCAACCGCAAGATTGGCTCCGTGGGCAAGCCGCTGCCGGGCACGCGCGTGGAGATCGATCGCACCGAGACGGGCGACCCCAAGCAGGGAGAGATCGTCGCCTTCGGGCACAACATCATGCAGGGCTACTACAACCTGCCCGAGGAGGACGAGAAGGCCTTCACCCCCGAGCACGGCTTTCGCACCGGGGACATGGGCTACGTGGACGAGGACGGGTACCTGTGGATCACCGGCCGCATCAAGGAGCAGTACAAGCTGGAGAACGGCAAGTACGTGTCGCCGGCCCCCATCGAGCAGTCGCTGCAGCTCTCGTCCTTCATCGTCAACGCGATGCTGCACGGCCAGAACAAGCCCTTCAACACGGCCATCATCGTGCCGGACATGGGCTCGCTGACGAAGTGGGCCGAGGAGAAGGGCTTGAGCACCGCCATGCCCGCCCTGCTCACGCTCCCCGAGGTGCAGCAGCTCTACCGGGAGCAGATCGCCGAGTACACCAAGGACGTGAAGGGCTATGAGAAGCCCAAGCACTTCCTGCTCGTGAGCGAGGACTTCACCACCGCCAACGACATGCTCACCCCCTCGCTCAAGCTCAAGCGCCGCAGCGTGCTCAAGAAGTACGGCGAGGAGGTGGAGAACATCTACCGCGAGGCGGAGAAGCGCGGCGAGAAGAGCGCCGCCTGA
- a CDS encoding phage holin family protein: MEFESERLERRQLESLSTAELVRHAIEEARLLARAEVLHAKKELKEEITAAKSAGILLGAGAVLALVGLSALLVAAGLALPLAQWLGVLLVGAFLLLVSGGLAWAGNKRLPKQPLPHTQERLKADLVRTKETLQ, encoded by the coding sequence GTGGAATTCGAATCGGAGCGGCTGGAGCGCAGGCAACTGGAATCGCTGTCCACCGCGGAGCTGGTCCGCCATGCCATCGAAGAGGCGCGGCTACTGGCCCGGGCGGAAGTCCTGCACGCGAAGAAGGAGTTGAAGGAGGAGATCACCGCGGCGAAGAGCGCGGGCATCCTCCTGGGAGCGGGTGCGGTCCTGGCCCTGGTGGGCTTGTCGGCGCTGCTCGTGGCGGCGGGACTGGCGCTGCCGCTGGCCCAGTGGCTGGGCGTGCTGCTGGTGGGCGCCTTCCTGCTCTTGGTCTCCGGAGGACTCGCGTGGGCGGGGAACAAGCGGCTGCCGAAACAGCCCCTGCCCCATACCCAGGAGCGTTTGAAGGCGGACCTCGTGCGCACCAAGGAGACCCTGCAATGA
- a CDS encoding ADP-ribosylglycohydrolase family protein, whose amino-acid sequence MSMTPAERQDRFQAAFLGLAIGDALGFPLKGIPPVNLARLSGLADDFAPRPRGKFAKGQFSDDTQLMLATAESVIREGKVDGRSTAVHLAWLWQEGIILQPPKPLAESLQKLAMGTPWMSAGSPLGVKCHSVLSRAMVVGLFESKSRVRIRHDAGVLSILTHKDPTCAGAAAAFAQAVAMGLTTKEPPTPAAFCEELALAAAAHDQELAEELRHLPRLLTWDTARALTQLRKVSVPPSQLRGVEGLPPHVVPVLLTAVYATLKMPHDFRKAVELTLRCGGEADAAAACTGAMLGSHLGTAAIPSRLRKGVLYADTLVDAADRLFQARQVRETLATALAQHKRRR is encoded by the coding sequence ATGTCGATGACCCCCGCCGAGCGCCAGGATAGGTTTCAAGCGGCGTTCCTGGGACTCGCGATCGGAGATGCCCTGGGGTTTCCCCTCAAGGGCATTCCGCCGGTGAACCTCGCGCGTCTGAGCGGCCTGGCCGACGACTTCGCGCCCCGGCCCCGGGGCAAGTTCGCCAAGGGCCAGTTCTCCGACGACACGCAGCTCATGCTCGCCACCGCCGAGAGCGTCATCCGCGAGGGCAAGGTGGATGGGCGCAGCACCGCGGTGCACCTCGCGTGGCTGTGGCAGGAGGGCATCATCCTGCAGCCGCCCAAGCCGCTCGCCGAGTCCCTGCAGAAGCTCGCGATGGGCACGCCGTGGATGAGCGCGGGCTCGCCCCTGGGCGTCAAGTGTCACTCGGTGCTCAGCCGCGCCATGGTGGTGGGCCTCTTCGAGAGCAAGAGCCGCGTGCGCATCCGTCACGACGCGGGCGTGCTCTCCATCCTCACGCACAAGGATCCCACGTGCGCTGGCGCCGCCGCCGCCTTCGCGCAGGCGGTGGCCATGGGCCTGACGACGAAGGAGCCGCCCACTCCCGCCGCGTTCTGCGAGGAGCTGGCGCTGGCGGCCGCGGCGCATGATCAGGAGCTGGCCGAGGAACTGCGCCACCTGCCCCGTCTGCTCACGTGGGACACGGCGCGCGCGCTGACGCAGTTGCGCAAGGTGAGCGTGCCGCCCAGCCAGCTCCGGGGCGTGGAGGGCCTGCCTCCTCACGTGGTGCCGGTGCTGCTCACCGCTGTGTACGCGACCCTCAAGATGCCGCACGACTTCCGCAAGGCCGTGGAGCTCACGCTGCGCTGTGGCGGCGAGGCCGACGCGGCCGCCGCCTGCACGGGCGCCATGCTCGGCTCCCACCTGGGCACGGCCGCCATCCCCTCGCGCCTGCGCAAGGGCGTGCTGTACGCCGACACCCTGGTGGACGCCGCGGATCGCCTCTTCCAGGCCCGGCAGGTGCGCGAGACCCTCGCCACCGCGCTCGCCCAACACAAGCGCCGCCGCTAA
- a CDS encoding F0F1 ATP synthase subunit epsilon, whose amino-acid sequence MAKLTVEIVTPEKRVLSVQADEAIVPGAKGLFGVRPGHTPFLSLIEPGLLTLSGEGTPREAYFVAGGFVEVGNDKVLVLADVVEPVSAIDVEAARRRLAEAQERLRGMPSDDVRFGVEQATVRRETARVNAAAR is encoded by the coding sequence ATGGCCAAGCTGACGGTCGAGATTGTCACCCCCGAGAAGCGCGTCCTGTCGGTGCAGGCGGACGAGGCGATCGTTCCCGGCGCGAAGGGCCTGTTCGGCGTGCGGCCGGGCCACACCCCGTTCCTGTCGCTCATCGAGCCGGGCCTCCTCACCCTCTCGGGCGAGGGCACCCCGCGCGAGGCCTACTTCGTGGCCGGTGGCTTCGTCGAGGTGGGCAACGACAAGGTGCTCGTGCTCGCGGACGTGGTCGAGCCCGTGTCGGCCATCGATGTGGAGGCCGCGCGCCGGCGTCTGGCGGAGGCGCAGGAGCGTCTGCGCGGCATGCCGTCGGACGATGTCCGCTTCGGCGTCGAGCAGGCCACCGTGCGCCGCGAGACGGCGCGCGTGAACGCCGCCGCCCGCTAG
- the atpD gene encoding F0F1 ATP synthase subunit beta yields the protein MSAQVPTVGKVTQVLGPVVDVEFPPGGLPEVFTALKLTNPNVSAEQNNLTLEVAQHLGENTVRCISMDSTEGLSRGQPVTNTGAPILAPVGKATLGRILNVTGEPVDEKGPVVAKEAWPIHRQPPPFTEQDVRVQMFETGIKVIDLLAPYTRGGKIGLFGGAGVGKTVLLQELIRNVAVERGGFSVFAGVGERTREGNDLYHEMQDSNVIKVDNLEESQVVLVYGQMNEPPGARARVALTALTIAEYFRDVEGRDVLLFVDNIFRFTQAGSEVSALLGRIPSAVGYQPTLATEMGSLQERITSTTKGSVTSVQAIYVPADDLTDPAPATTFAHLDATTVLNRAISELGIYPAVDPLDSTSRILSPDVVGAEHYAVARRVQGILQRYKELQDIIAILGMDELSEDDKLVVARARKIQKFLSQPFFVAQIFTGSPGKYVKLQDTIQGFKEIAEGKHDDLPESAFYMVGGIDEAKAKAAKLAAS from the coding sequence ATGAGCGCTCAAGTTCCGACGGTAGGCAAGGTGACCCAGGTTCTCGGTCCTGTGGTCGACGTGGAGTTTCCGCCCGGTGGTCTCCCCGAGGTGTTCACCGCCCTCAAGCTGACCAACCCCAACGTCAGCGCGGAGCAGAACAACCTCACGCTCGAGGTGGCGCAGCACCTGGGCGAGAACACCGTGCGCTGCATCTCCATGGACTCCACGGAGGGTTTGAGCCGGGGCCAGCCGGTGACGAACACGGGCGCCCCCATCCTGGCGCCGGTGGGCAAGGCCACGCTCGGCCGCATCCTGAACGTCACGGGCGAGCCCGTGGACGAGAAGGGCCCCGTGGTCGCCAAGGAGGCGTGGCCCATCCACCGCCAGCCGCCTCCGTTCACCGAGCAGGACGTGCGCGTGCAGATGTTCGAGACGGGCATCAAGGTCATCGACCTGCTCGCTCCCTACACCCGTGGCGGCAAGATCGGCCTGTTCGGCGGCGCCGGCGTGGGCAAGACGGTGCTCCTGCAGGAGCTCATCCGCAACGTGGCGGTGGAGCGCGGCGGCTTCTCCGTGTTCGCCGGCGTGGGTGAGCGCACCCGCGAGGGCAACGACCTGTACCACGAGATGCAGGACAGCAACGTCATCAAGGTCGACAACCTGGAGGAGAGCCAGGTGGTGCTGGTGTACGGCCAGATGAACGAGCCGCCCGGCGCCCGCGCCCGCGTGGCCCTCACCGCGCTCACGATCGCCGAGTACTTCCGCGACGTGGAAGGCCGTGACGTGCTGCTCTTCGTGGACAACATCTTCCGCTTCACCCAGGCCGGTTCCGAGGTGTCCGCCCTCCTGGGCCGTATCCCCAGCGCCGTGGGTTACCAGCCCACGCTCGCCACGGAGATGGGCAGCCTGCAGGAGCGCATCACCTCCACCACCAAGGGCTCGGTCACCTCCGTGCAGGCCATCTACGTGCCCGCCGACGACCTGACGGACCCGGCGCCCGCCACCACGTTCGCCCACCTGGACGCGACCACGGTGCTCAACCGCGCCATCTCCGAGCTGGGCATCTACCCGGCCGTGGATCCGCTCGACTCGACGAGCCGCATCCTGTCGCCGGACGTCGTGGGCGCCGAGCACTACGCCGTGGCCCGCCGCGTCCAGGGCATCCTCCAGCGCTACAAGGAGCTGCAGGACATCATCGCCATCCTCGGCATGGACGAGCTGTCCGAGGACGACAAGCTGGTGGTGGCGCGCGCCCGGAAGATCCAGAAGTTCCTGTCCCAGCCCTTCTTCGTGGCGCAGATCTTCACCGGCTCGCCCGGCAAGTACGTGAAGCTCCAGGACACCATCCAGGGCTTCAAGGAGATCGCCGAGGGCAAGCACGACGATCTGCCCGAGTCCGCCTTCTACATGGTGGGCGGCATCGACGAGGCGAAGGCCAAGGCCGCCAAGCTGGCGGCCAGCTAG
- the atpG gene encoding ATP synthase F1 subunit gamma, protein MASLRDIRKRIRSVKNTRQITKAMKMVAAAKLRKAQDAITAARPYAQILDQIISDLVVRSQGEELAHPLLASRPIRKVEVLLLTSDRGLAGGFNSNVIRRASRFLYENSGVQVELSTVGRKGNDFFRQRGQQMRKDFGHLSQKPDYNQAAAVAEEMSARFLKGDVDAVYIIYNEFISAINQKVTLAQLLPLQTLSVSAPTAAQVGQAAPQAQPTPDLVDFKYEPGRQEVLDRLVPQAVAIKLYRSLLESVASEHGSRMSAMENATSNATDMIASLSLTYNRTRQAVITNELMEIVSGAEALK, encoded by the coding sequence ATGGCGTCTCTTCGCGACATTCGCAAGCGCATCCGCTCGGTGAAGAACACGCGGCAGATCACCAAGGCGATGAAGATGGTGGCCGCCGCCAAGCTGCGCAAGGCCCAGGACGCCATCACCGCCGCGCGGCCGTACGCGCAGATCCTCGACCAGATCATCTCCGACCTCGTCGTGCGCTCGCAGGGAGAGGAGCTGGCCCATCCGCTCCTGGCCTCGCGCCCGATCCGCAAGGTGGAGGTGCTGCTGCTCACGTCGGACCGCGGCCTCGCCGGTGGTTTCAACTCCAACGTGATCCGCCGCGCCAGCCGCTTCCTCTACGAGAACAGCGGCGTGCAGGTGGAGCTGTCCACCGTGGGCCGCAAGGGCAACGACTTCTTCCGCCAGCGCGGCCAGCAGATGCGCAAGGACTTCGGGCACCTGTCCCAGAAGCCCGACTACAACCAGGCCGCCGCCGTGGCCGAGGAGATGAGCGCGCGCTTCCTCAAGGGCGACGTGGATGCCGTCTACATCATCTACAACGAGTTCATCTCCGCCATTAACCAGAAGGTGACCCTGGCGCAGCTGCTGCCCCTGCAGACGCTGTCGGTCAGCGCGCCCACCGCGGCCCAGGTCGGCCAGGCCGCCCCCCAGGCGCAGCCCACCCCGGATCTGGTGGACTTCAAGTACGAGCCGGGCCGCCAGGAAGTGTTGGATCGCCTGGTGCCCCAGGCCGTGGCCATCAAGCTCTACCGCTCGCTCCTGGAGAGCGTGGCGAGCGAGCACGGCTCGCGCATGTCCGCCATGGAGAACGCGACGAGCAACGCCACGGACATGATCGCCAGCCTGTCGCTCACCTACAACCGCACCCGCCAGGCGGTCATCACCAACGAGTTGATGGAGATCGTGTCGGGCGCCGAGGCGTTGAAGTAG
- a CDS encoding SanA/YdcF family protein — translation MGRKFMGSGGHKKRWRRSALLMVLGLGLGAALAVGAVSLYVEWRYVDRILPRAQAPQAPVALVYGAGLAPGGKPSPVLAQRLDAALALYHSGTVGMLLLSGDNSDRFHDETRAMVRYVRERGVPSEAIQEDTAGLSTYDSSVRARTVFGVREALLVTQRFHLTRALYIANSVGIDAWGVAADEGRPTTRRYALRETLSRVLALLMVWAGAEPQYPSGAPPPR, via the coding sequence TTGGGCCGGAAATTCATGGGCAGTGGCGGTCACAAGAAGCGGTGGAGGCGATCAGCCCTCCTGATGGTGCTCGGGCTGGGCCTGGGCGCCGCCCTGGCCGTGGGGGCCGTGTCCCTCTACGTGGAGTGGCGCTACGTGGATCGCATCCTCCCGCGCGCGCAAGCTCCCCAGGCCCCGGTGGCGCTCGTGTATGGCGCGGGCCTCGCCCCGGGGGGCAAACCCTCGCCCGTGCTCGCCCAACGGTTGGATGCCGCCCTGGCCCTCTACCACTCGGGCACGGTGGGCATGCTGCTGCTCAGCGGAGACAACTCGGACCGCTTCCACGACGAGACGCGCGCCATGGTGCGCTACGTGCGCGAACGGGGCGTCCCCTCCGAGGCCATCCAGGAAGACACCGCGGGCCTGTCCACCTACGACAGCTCCGTGCGGGCCCGCACCGTCTTCGGAGTGCGAGAGGCCCTGCTCGTCACCCAGCGCTTCCACCTGACCCGGGCGCTCTACATCGCCAACTCGGTGGGCATCGACGCATGGGGCGTGGCCGCGGACGAGGGCCGTCCCACCACCCGCCGCTACGCCCTGCGCGAAACGCTCTCGCGCGTGCTCGCCCTGCTCATGGTGTGGGCGGGTGCCGAGCCTCAATACCCCTCCGGCGCGCCTCCCCCACGCTGA
- a CDS encoding SMI1/KNR4 family protein has protein sequence MHEWLEGLQKSAVKTSAGVGQEDVRRAETESGVPVPEELAVLWKTFDGGTFQGDVVLFSLHGPEGAPSVLEKTRLKLEGLPAAGLWRIGTKGHHRHLFAARKSAMVEQGDGPLPGWAEGLSDEDWLYGTWETETRELRLYRSLQGMLEVLVPPKEVEEFGDRTYAQALSMVQGALSDLSVEYEEGETARAPARADAEEEEEAGEEDVARAKVDEDVEEDEADEEALARADEEEEALLAEDEAEAILSEQDEAEEEGTEADEALRQPVVAAAKRRTVKFQKPEEEAEVEEKPTAPARKPTRKAPEKQPAAGKKASAKKAAVKKAPARTAAKKAATKKAPAKKAPVKKAAGKKAPVKKAAGKKAPVKKAAGKKAPAKKAPARTAGKKAPAKKAAVKKVSGKRGGARGRR, from the coding sequence ATGCACGAGTGGCTGGAGGGACTTCAGAAGTCGGCGGTCAAGACGTCGGCGGGAGTGGGCCAGGAGGATGTCCGGAGGGCCGAGACGGAGAGCGGGGTGCCCGTTCCCGAGGAGCTCGCCGTCCTGTGGAAGACATTCGATGGGGGCACGTTCCAAGGGGACGTCGTCCTCTTCAGTCTGCATGGTCCCGAGGGTGCGCCGAGCGTGCTGGAGAAGACGCGGCTGAAGCTCGAGGGACTGCCCGCCGCGGGGCTCTGGCGCATCGGAACCAAGGGTCATCACCGGCACCTGTTCGCCGCGCGCAAGTCGGCCATGGTGGAGCAGGGGGACGGGCCTCTTCCGGGGTGGGCCGAAGGGCTCTCGGACGAGGACTGGCTCTACGGCACCTGGGAGACGGAGACTCGCGAGCTGCGCCTGTACCGCTCGCTCCAGGGCATGCTCGAGGTGCTCGTGCCGCCCAAGGAGGTGGAGGAGTTCGGTGACCGGACCTACGCCCAGGCCCTCTCGATGGTGCAGGGGGCCTTGAGCGACCTCTCGGTGGAGTACGAGGAGGGCGAGACGGCCCGGGCCCCGGCGCGCGCCGACGCGGAGGAAGAAGAGGAGGCGGGGGAAGAGGACGTGGCCCGAGCCAAGGTCGACGAGGACGTGGAGGAGGACGAGGCCGACGAAGAGGCGTTGGCGCGGGCCGATGAAGAAGAGGAGGCCCTCCTGGCGGAAGACGAAGCCGAGGCGATCCTTTCCGAGCAGGACGAGGCCGAGGAAGAGGGCACGGAAGCCGACGAGGCGTTGCGTCAGCCGGTGGTGGCCGCGGCCAAGCGTCGGACGGTGAAGTTCCAGAAGCCAGAGGAGGAGGCCGAGGTGGAAGAGAAGCCCACGGCCCCCGCGCGCAAGCCAACCAGGAAGGCTCCGGAGAAGCAGCCCGCTGCCGGGAAGAAGGCTTCGGCGAAGAAGGCGGCCGTGAAGAAGGCTCCGGCCCGGACCGCCGCGAAGAAGGCCGCCACGAAGAAGGCTCCGGCGAAGAAAGCTCCGGTGAAGAAAGCGGCCGGGAAGAAAGCTCCGGTGAAGAAAGCGGCCGGGAAGAAAGCTCCGGTGAAGAAAGCGGCCGGGAAGAAGGCTCCGGCGAAGAAGGCTCCGGCCCGGACCGCCGGGAAGAAGGCTCCGGCGAAGAAGGCGGCCGTGAAGAAGGTCTCGGGCAAACGCGGCGGGGCGCGCGGCCGCCGCTGA
- a CDS encoding thioredoxin family protein, with translation MAHPVSYDATPQTFDALVLEPQGELVVVDFWGPGCPNCDIYAAAEPALLSELEGARMRVVKVNAYEHEELARRFGLYGIPTFLLFRDGRRIGKMSQYYGRDYWLGVIREHLPPDGNAPTPA, from the coding sequence ATGGCACATCCCGTGAGCTACGACGCGACGCCGCAGACCTTCGACGCCCTGGTCCTGGAACCCCAAGGCGAACTGGTGGTGGTGGATTTCTGGGGGCCCGGCTGCCCCAACTGCGACATCTACGCGGCCGCCGAGCCCGCGCTCCTGTCCGAGCTGGAGGGGGCGCGCATGCGCGTGGTGAAGGTGAACGCCTACGAGCACGAGGAGCTCGCGCGGCGCTTCGGGCTCTACGGCATCCCCACCTTCCTGCTGTTCCGCGACGGCCGCCGGATTGGGAAGATGAGCCAGTATTACGGGCGCGACTACTGGCTCGGCGTCATCCGGGAGCACCTGCCCCCGGACGGAAACGCCCCCACCCCCGCCTAG
- a CDS encoding terpene synthase family protein, whose product MKTSVDVSRLPEVPLVRGPRLSMLRIPSAWAVEPSLYARAMDRHTRARVLSVGLLPREPARVRRFEAGQFGLLTAHVYPKGRWERLAVCNDWHAWLFLFDDEADELEEVGQRPDYLRAYVEACLAVLRGGRPRPRATPLERFTFQLRQRLRGLASELWMERFIHDVEDYLLRGTLLAARHWTDGTVPELERYIEQRALDSGVYTALDLVEFAEPGQELPEELFRLPLVQRMRQLCTRVVALTNDLFSFEKEVLWHQNPNNFVHVLRVHQGLGLEESIFAAIEFINSDTDAFVACEEALLASRLSDPRVLAYVEGLKAWILGNVHWSLVTGRYSSPTSPFPELRR is encoded by the coding sequence ATGAAAACCAGCGTCGACGTGTCGCGCCTGCCCGAGGTTCCGCTCGTGCGGGGTCCTCGCCTGTCGATGCTGCGGATTCCCTCGGCCTGGGCGGTGGAGCCAAGCCTGTACGCGAGGGCGATGGATCGCCACACGCGCGCACGGGTGCTGTCGGTGGGGCTGCTGCCGCGGGAGCCGGCGCGGGTGCGGCGTTTCGAGGCGGGCCAGTTTGGTCTGCTCACGGCGCATGTCTATCCGAAGGGGCGATGGGAGCGATTGGCGGTATGCAATGACTGGCATGCCTGGCTGTTCCTCTTCGACGACGAGGCGGACGAGTTGGAGGAGGTGGGCCAGCGTCCCGACTACCTCCGGGCGTATGTGGAAGCGTGTCTGGCCGTGCTCCGGGGCGGCCGACCCCGCCCGCGTGCCACGCCGCTCGAGCGCTTCACGTTCCAGTTGCGCCAGCGCCTGCGCGGTCTGGCGAGCGAGCTGTGGATGGAGCGCTTCATCCACGACGTGGAGGACTACCTCCTGCGGGGCACGCTCCTGGCCGCGCGCCACTGGACGGACGGCACGGTCCCCGAGCTGGAGCGCTATATCGAGCAGCGCGCCCTGGACTCGGGGGTCTACACCGCCCTGGACCTGGTGGAGTTCGCCGAGCCGGGCCAGGAGCTGCCCGAGGAGCTGTTCCGCCTGCCCCTCGTGCAGCGCATGCGGCAGTTGTGCACCCGGGTGGTGGCGCTGACGAACGACCTCTTCTCCTTCGAGAAGGAAGTCCTCTGGCACCAGAACCCGAACAACTTCGTCCACGTGCTGCGGGTCCACCAGGGGTTGGGCCTGGAGGAGTCCATCTTCGCGGCGATCGAGTTCATCAACTCGGACACGGATGCGTTCGTCGCGTGCGAGGAGGCCCTGCTGGCCTCTCGGTTGAGTGATCCGCGGGTGCTCGCCTATGTGGAGGGCCTGAAGGCGTGGATCCTCGGCAACGTGCACTGGTCCCTGGTGACGGGGCGCTACAGTTCGCCCACGTCGCCTTTTCCCGAGCTGCGCCGCTAG